A genomic region of Oryza glaberrima chromosome 1, OglaRS2, whole genome shotgun sequence contains the following coding sequences:
- the LOC127760502 gene encoding F-box/LRR-repeat protein At4g29420 yields MSADGGDPFDSLPAAIAADVLGRVADGADIAACRLASRAFLAASYACSRVRLRAAALARRRSVALAGGGGGGPPGGSAIRAAAGNAASLLGPHLRSLELDASEGWGHPDDATWVEEGEFDEGGDLHLTAREAVVAWADTAAGNALREVDVADYWPQSCWRKAEALPVISHFCHSLLKLRLKNAWLSVDGLKIMPNLTHLTLEFIRLDDEDLNKLNECFPCLQILNLIGVGGLKDPKIHLHQLKTCHWEVSNVPRSLTIRAPNLVRLELKCVRPDMLILDTPSMFTLKLTVDKLGPNVQADGLVSLKNLWIESLDLKSLLQVFAENHDITTLELELPTSTNKYELFEAVKPEYLLQLFAGISEVKLAPRFSCEMTHCLMLCTSNQFRSCLRRLLFHLPPLKDVPHLAPLFNNCAPSCEVTILFHADSSNDIRQAATSVWTLRYPGIRWQWGTWN; encoded by the exons ATGTCAGCAGACGGCGGCGACCCCTTCGATTCTCTACcggcggcgatcgccgccgacgtcctcgGCCGCGTCGCCGACGGGGCCGACATCGCGGcgtgccgcctcgcctcgcgggccttcctcgccgcctcctacGCCTGCTCCCGtgtccgcctccgcgccgccgcgctcgcacGGCGCCGCTCCGTCGCCCTCGCCggagggggcgggggcgggccCCCCGGCGGCTCCGCCATCCGAGCGGCCGCCGGGAACGCCGCGTCCCTCCTCGGGCCGCACCTCCGCTCCCTCGAGCTCGACGCGTCCGAGGGGTGGGGCCACCCGGACGACGCGAcgtgggtggaggagggggagttCGACGAGGGCGGCGACCTCCACCTCACGGCCCGGGAGGCCGTGGTGGCGTGGGCGgacaccgccgccggcaacgcTCTCCGGGAGGTGGACGTCGCCGACTACTGGCCGCAGTCGTGCTGGCGGAAGGCGGAGGCGCTTCCTGTCATCTCCCACTTCT GTCATAGTCTTTTGAAATTGCGTCTGAAAAACGCATGGCTATCCGTTGACGGGCTAAAGATAATGCCTAATCTGACTCATCTGACACTTGAGTTCATTAGATTAGATGATGAGGATCTCAACAAATTGAATGAGTGCTTCCCTTGCCTTCAGATCCTCAATCTTATTGGAGTTGGAGGGCTCAAGGACCCTAAGATTCACCTTCATCAACTAAAGACTTGCCACTGGGAGGTATCAAATGTTCCACGGTCATTAACAATCCGTGCGCCTAACTTGGTTCGTCTTGAGCTGAAATGTGTTCGACCAGATATGCTCATTTTGGATACCCCATCCATGTTTACTCTGAAGTTAACAGTTGATAAACTTGGACCAAATGTCCAAGCCGATGGCCTTGTGAGTTTGAAAAATCTGTGGATAGAGTCATTGGATCTAAAGTCCCTCTTGCAAGTATTTGCAGAGAATCATGATATCACTACATTAGAACTTGAGCTGCCCACTTCTACAAACAAATATGAACTTTTTGAAGCAGTGAAGCCCGAGTATCTTCTTCAGCTGTTTGCCGGCATCAGCGAAGTCAAGTTGGCCCCTCGGTTTTCATGTGAAATGACGCATTGCCTGATGTTATGCACCAGCAACCAGTTTAGAAGCTGTTTGAGGAGACTCCTGTTTCATCTACCGCCATTGAAGGATGTTCCTCATCTTGCACCCTTGTTTAATAACTGTGCTCCATCTTGCGAGGTGACCATTCTTTTCCATGCCGACTCCAGCAATGATATCCGCCAAGCCGCGACATCAGTTTGGACGCTAAGGTATCCGGGGATCAGATGGCAATGGGGTACCTGGAACTAA